In Myxococcus stipitatus, the following are encoded in one genomic region:
- a CDS encoding type II secretion system F family protein has translation MDLLTQVLVGSSALLFAGAVGFLGLGLYQVLFERFLSEVRDESQGGMKGFGSVAIRRLGAFNRRFIWPSYEAKSRRNLIKAGEPQGYKPEDMMALQEVSAVVGLLMGLFILNGVGQNLAWSLVFLLFGMYYPLLWLNDQVKKRHLLISRALPYNLDLLTLSVEAGLDFTAALAKVVEKGKAGPLREELQLVLKQLKMGKTREEGLKSMIVRVDLPALTTFVTALIQADKMGTSLGKVLRIQSTQMRIDRTQRAEKLAGEAPVKMLFPLIACIFPTVFMVLFGPIVFQFFFGELA, from the coding sequence GTGGATCTCCTGACCCAAGTGTTGGTCGGCAGCTCGGCGCTGCTCTTCGCCGGAGCGGTGGGCTTTCTCGGACTCGGTCTGTACCAGGTGCTCTTCGAGCGCTTCCTGTCGGAGGTGCGTGACGAGTCCCAGGGCGGCATGAAGGGCTTCGGCTCGGTGGCCATCCGCCGGCTGGGGGCCTTCAACCGCCGGTTCATCTGGCCCAGCTACGAGGCGAAGTCGCGCCGCAACCTCATCAAGGCGGGCGAGCCCCAGGGCTACAAGCCCGAGGACATGATGGCGCTGCAGGAAGTGAGCGCCGTCGTGGGCCTGCTGATGGGCCTCTTCATCCTCAACGGCGTGGGTCAGAACCTGGCCTGGTCGTTGGTGTTCCTGCTCTTCGGAATGTACTACCCGCTCTTGTGGCTGAACGACCAGGTGAAGAAGCGCCACCTGCTCATCAGCCGCGCGCTCCCGTACAACCTGGACCTGCTGACGTTGTCGGTGGAGGCGGGTCTGGACTTCACCGCCGCGCTGGCGAAGGTGGTGGAGAAGGGCAAGGCGGGCCCGCTTCGCGAGGAGCTGCAGCTGGTGCTCAAGCAGCTCAAGATGGGCAAGACGCGCGAAGAGGGGCTCAAGAGCATGATTGTCCGCGTGGACCTGCCCGCGCTGACGACGTTCGTCACCGCGCTCATCCAGGCGGACAAGATGGGAACGAGCCTGGGCAAGGTGCTGCGCATTCAGTCCACGCAGATGCGCATCGACCGCACCCAGCGCGCGGAGAAGCTGGCCGGCGAGGCGCCGGTGAAGATGCTCTTCCCGCTCATCGCCTGCATCTTCCCGACGGTGTTCATGGTGCTCTTTGGGCCCATCGTGTTCCAGTTCTTCTTCGGTGAGCTCGCGTAG